One part of the Chryseobacterium mulctrae genome encodes these proteins:
- a CDS encoding IS5 family transposase has translation MKNYSTNISDNQWQFIKKTLNLNDRKRKYGLRTIWNAIMYLVKTGCQWRMLPNDFPKWELVYYYYSKWANAEDFDLLLSKLREKVRLKRNQKREPSLGIMDSQSVRWGNNRSLNGFDGNKKVKGIKRHVVVDKNGFLLAIMVTVANVHDSKAVDFLMRTLAYFLSPVKIILADGGYRGEIIEQVKNKFAYLINVVMRNDEKKTDFKPFSKRWIIERTFSWFDNDRRLCRNYELLMENSENMVKLSTIKNLLNKI, from the coding sequence GTGAAAAATTACTCAACAAACATTTCTGACAATCAGTGGCAATTTATAAAAAAGACTTTGAACCTCAATGACAGAAAGCGAAAATATGGTTTAAGAACCATTTGGAACGCCATAATGTATTTGGTGAAAACCGGTTGCCAATGGAGGATGTTACCCAATGATTTTCCGAAATGGGAATTGGTCTATTACTATTACAGCAAATGGGCAAATGCAGAGGATTTTGATCTGCTTCTTTCGAAATTACGGGAAAAAGTCAGGTTGAAAAGAAATCAAAAAAGAGAACCGAGTTTAGGCATAATGGACAGTCAGAGTGTAAGATGGGGAAACAACCGCTCATTAAATGGTTTTGACGGGAATAAAAAAGTAAAAGGAATTAAAAGACATGTGGTGGTTGATAAAAACGGATTTTTATTAGCAATAATGGTTACTGTAGCCAATGTTCATGACAGTAAAGCTGTTGATTTTCTCATGAGAACTTTGGCATATTTCTTAAGTCCTGTGAAGATTATTCTTGCTGATGGAGGTTACAGAGGAGAAATCATAGAACAGGTGAAAAATAAGTTTGCTTATCTAATCAATGTGGTGATGAGAAATGATGAAAAGAAAACAGATTTTAAGCCCTTTTCTAAAAGATGGATTATTGAACGGACATTTTCCTGGTTTGATAACGACAGGAGATTATGCAGGAATTACGAATTACTAATGGAAAATTCTGAAAATATGGTAAAATTATCCACTATAAAAAATTTATTGAATAAAATTTAA
- a CDS encoding rhomboid family intramembrane serine protease: protein MNIIILVIAITAIISFIAFNNKEIFEKYKFNVGAIRHRKEYVRILSAGFLHADIMHLLFNMMTLYFFGPVILEGFGNIGFLIIYIGSILLGNIFSLFIYQKQPWYSAIGASGGVSGVLFAAIAMMPNIGIYFFFIPIPIPGFIFGLLYFGYSVYMMLNPKQWDNLGHAAHLGGAFFGLVYAVIVQPQSAIEHSMFIGIMSLPLIYLSYQVFVKKNIK from the coding sequence ATGAATATCATAATATTAGTTATTGCTATTACTGCAATTATCAGTTTTATCGCATTTAATAATAAAGAGATATTTGAAAAATATAAATTCAATGTTGGAGCAATTCGGCATAGAAAAGAATATGTCAGAATACTTTCTGCCGGATTTCTGCATGCAGATATAATGCATTTATTGTTTAATATGATGACTTTATATTTCTTCGGTCCTGTAATTTTAGAAGGATTTGGAAATATAGGATTTCTTATTATTTATATTGGATCTATTCTTTTAGGAAATATTTTTTCATTATTTATTTACCAAAAACAGCCGTGGTATTCTGCAATTGGAGCGAGTGGCGGAGTTTCAGGGGTTTTGTTTGCAGCGATTGCAATGATGCCCAATATCGGAATCTATTTCTTTTTTATTCCTATTCCGATTCCGGGATTTATTTTTGGACTTCTATATTTTGGATATTCTGTTTATATGATGCTAAATCCTAAACAGTGGGATAATTTAGGACATGCAGCGCATTTAGGCGGAGCGTTTTTTGGGTTGGTTTATGCTGTAATTGTTCAACCTCAGAGTGCAATCGAACATTCGATGTTTATCGGGATCATGTCACTTCCGCTCATTTATTTAAGTTATCAAGTTTTTGTTAAAAAAAATATTAAATAA
- a CDS encoding DNA topoisomerase IV subunit B, whose amino-acid sequence MSQEIQPIYSEDNIRTLDWQEHIRLRPGMYIGKLGDGSSADDGIYILLKEILDNSIDEFRMKSGKRIEIKVDDGKVTIRDFGRGIPLGKVVDAVSKMNTGGKYDSKAFKKSVGLNGVGTKAVNALSDYFRVRSFREGRMKIAEFSRGIITEEHEEKETSDRNGTEISFIPDADIFLHFKYRKEYIERMLRNYAYLNPGLKILFNGETFFSENGLKDLLEEELESDTLYPIVHLKDNDIEVAITHTDKSQTETYFSFVNGQNTTQGGTHLNAFREAYVKTIREFFNKSFDASDVRKSIVAAISINVEEPVFESQTKTKLGSNDMGPNGPTVRTFIIDFLKSKLDNFLHKNPEIAEAIQRKILISERERKELSGIQKLARERAKKVSLHNKKLRDCRQHYNDQKAERKAETQIFITEGDSASGSITKSRDVETQAVFSLKGKPLNCYGLTKKVVYENEEFNLLQAALNIEESLEDLRYNQVIIATDADVDGMHIRLLMITFFLQFFPDVIKNGHLFILQTPLFRVRNKKETRYCYSEQERVKALNELGKNPEITRFKGLGEISPDEFKHFIGKDIRLEPVVIGKDQTIDQLLEFYMGKNTPDRQVFILENLVVEDQDINKKEILNEVEL is encoded by the coding sequence ATGTCACAAGAAATACAACCTATCTATTCCGAAGATAATATCAGAACCCTCGATTGGCAGGAACATATTCGTTTGCGTCCCGGTATGTACATCGGGAAGCTTGGCGATGGTTCGTCTGCTGATGACGGTATTTATATTTTACTGAAAGAAATTCTGGATAACTCGATTGATGAATTCAGGATGAAATCTGGTAAAAGAATCGAAATAAAAGTAGATGACGGAAAAGTCACGATTCGTGATTTTGGGCGTGGAATTCCTTTGGGAAAAGTCGTCGATGCCGTTTCAAAAATGAATACCGGAGGTAAGTACGACAGCAAAGCCTTCAAAAAATCTGTAGGTTTGAACGGTGTCGGTACAAAAGCTGTAAACGCTCTTTCAGATTATTTCCGTGTGCGCTCTTTCCGTGAAGGGAGAATGAAAATTGCAGAATTTTCACGAGGTATAATCACTGAAGAACACGAAGAAAAAGAAACTTCAGACAGAAACGGGACCGAGATTTCGTTCATTCCCGATGCAGATATTTTTCTTCATTTTAAATACAGAAAAGAGTATATCGAAAGAATGCTCCGCAATTATGCGTACCTGAATCCTGGATTGAAAATTCTTTTCAACGGTGAAACATTCTTTTCTGAAAACGGACTGAAAGATTTGCTGGAAGAAGAATTGGAAAGTGATACTTTGTACCCGATTGTACATTTGAAAGATAATGATATTGAAGTTGCGATTACCCATACTGATAAATCTCAGACGGAAACGTATTTTTCATTCGTTAACGGACAAAATACAACGCAGGGTGGAACGCATTTGAATGCTTTCCGTGAAGCATACGTAAAAACCATCAGAGAATTTTTTAATAAAAGCTTTGATGCATCTGATGTGCGAAAATCTATCGTTGCAGCCATTTCAATCAACGTTGAAGAGCCTGTTTTTGAATCTCAGACGAAAACAAAATTGGGCTCGAATGATATGGGACCAAACGGCCCAACTGTTCGTACATTTATTATTGATTTCTTAAAAAGTAAATTAGATAATTTTTTACATAAAAATCCTGAAATTGCAGAAGCAATTCAAAGAAAAATCTTAATTTCAGAAAGAGAAAGAAAAGAACTTTCCGGAATTCAGAAACTGGCAAGAGAAAGAGCAAAAAAAGTATCGCTTCACAATAAAAAGCTTCGTGACTGCAGACAACATTATAACGATCAAAAAGCCGAAAGAAAAGCGGAGACACAGATTTTTATCACCGAGGGAGATTCTGCATCAGGATCTATCACAAAATCTAGAGATGTTGAGACTCAGGCTGTGTTTTCATTAAAAGGTAAACCTTTGAACTGTTATGGTTTAACAAAAAAAGTGGTTTACGAAAATGAAGAATTCAACTTGCTACAGGCTGCTTTAAATATTGAAGAAAGTCTTGAGGATCTAAGATATAATCAGGTGATTATTGCAACCGATGCCGATGTCGACGGAATGCACATCAGACTTCTTATGATTACGTTTTTCCTTCAGTTTTTCCCGGATGTGATTAAAAACGGACATTTATTTATTCTTCAGACTCCGTTATTCAGAGTTAGAAATAAAAAAGAGACAAGATATTGTTATTCTGAGCAGGAAAGAGTAAAAGCTTTGAATGAATTGGGTAAAAACCCTGAAATTACCCGATTTAAAGGTTTGGGAGAGATTTCACCAGACGAATTCAAGCATTTTATTGGAAAAGATATTCGTTTAGAACCCGTAGTGATAGGAAAAGATCAGACAATCGATCAGCTTCTGGAATTCTATATGGGAAAAAATACGCCGGATAGACAGGTTTTCATTCTTGAAAATTTAGTCGTAGAAGATCAAGATATTAACAAAAAAGAGATTTTAAATGAAGTTGAGCTTTAA
- a CDS encoding SDR family NAD(P)-dependent oxidoreductase, whose translation MNNRTKIALVTGGSRGLGKNSALKIAEKGLDVIITYNSNKEEADKTVAEIQALGRKAIAYQLNTKDVRSFDEFVKKVGDHLEENTGSRNIDFLINNAGTALYSPIADVTEEQLDDMVNIHFKGVFFLTQKFLPFMNDNGGIINLSSGLARFAMPGSSVYGSMKAAVDQLSKYMAKELGARKIKVNAVAPGAIETDFGGGRTRDDEHVNAMVAGNTALGRAGLPDDIGGVVAFLCTDDAGWITAQRIEVSGGMFF comes from the coding sequence ATGAATAACAGAACAAAAATTGCCCTAGTAACAGGAGGAAGTAGAGGTTTAGGTAAAAACTCAGCTTTAAAAATCGCAGAAAAAGGATTGGATGTAATTATTACTTACAATTCAAATAAAGAAGAAGCGGATAAAACCGTAGCAGAAATTCAGGCTTTAGGAAGAAAAGCAATTGCATATCAACTGAATACAAAAGATGTGAGATCATTCGATGAATTTGTTAAAAAAGTAGGTGATCATTTAGAAGAAAATACGGGAAGCCGAAATATTGATTTTCTTATTAATAATGCCGGAACGGCTTTATATTCGCCGATTGCAGATGTTACAGAAGAGCAGTTGGATGATATGGTAAATATTCATTTTAAAGGAGTTTTCTTCCTGACTCAGAAATTTTTACCATTTATGAATGATAACGGTGGAATTATCAATCTTTCTTCAGGTTTGGCGAGATTTGCAATGCCTGGTTCGTCGGTTTACGGTTCTATGAAAGCAGCAGTTGACCAATTAAGCAAATACATGGCGAAAGAATTAGGCGCAAGAAAAATTAAAGTCAATGCTGTTGCACCGGGAGCGATCGAAACCGATTTTGGTGGCGGAAGAACAAGAGATGATGAACATGTAAACGCTATGGTTGCTGGTAATACGGCTTTAGGAAGAGCTGGTTTGCCGGATGATATCGGTGGAGTAGTAGCTTTTTTATGCACCGATGATGCAGGTTGGATTACCGCACAAAGAATTGAAGTTTCCGGCGGAATGTTTTTCTAA
- a CDS encoding DNA gyrase/topoisomerase IV subunit A: protein MIEDNSHEGESLKKVSGLYKDWFLDYASYVILDRAIPSVYDGFKPVQRRIMHSMRELEDGRYNKVANIVGNTMKYHPHGDASITDAMVGIGQRELLIDTQGNWGNIYTGDSAAAARYIEARLTPFALEVVFNPKTTEWSKSYDGRNNEPVDLPVKFPLLLAQGVEGIGVGLSTKILPHNFNELINASIAHLKGKKFEVFPDFLTAGFLDVSEYNDGHRGGKVRARAKISQVDKHTLMISELPFSKTTTDLIDSVLKANEKGKIKIKKIEDNTSDKVEILVYLHNEVSPDKTIDALYAFTDCQVTISPNACVIVGDKPMFLNVSEILRMNTDHTVSLLKKELEIELHELQENWHFSSLERIFIENRIYHDIEEVKSWEEVLKTIDAGLKPHTTHLLREVTEEDILRLTEIRIKRISRFDLDKFKENIAALEGKIEQVRFHLANLIAYAIEYYQNIQKKYGKDRERKTELRIFDTIDATKVAVANEKFYANFEEGFIGTSLKKDQYLFDCSDIDDIITFRKDGSMKVVKVEAKTFIGKDIQHVAIWKKNDKRTVYNMIYREGRDGPYYMKRFSVTAVTRNTDYALGSDKRGSEMLYFSANPNGEAEVVTVLLKPNPRIRKNKMEIDFSELAIKGRDSKGNLVTKYSVKKVDLKEEGVSTLAPRKIWFDETVRRLNADVRGTLLGNFKGDDKILIINAQGEAKLVSFDLGNRFDDEYIILEKWRPNQPITCIYYDGEKDMYFIKRFLLENNTNLQTFMPSEHPKSFIERIIVSNNSTAEIIFAKDKGKEREPETVNIDEFIAVKGIKAIGNQFTKFKVKNINITIPEPEEEEPEVYEEPDFTSSNDDGAIGNLFGSDDNENTAE from the coding sequence ATGATAGAAGACAACTCGCACGAAGGCGAAAGCTTAAAAAAAGTTTCAGGACTGTACAAAGACTGGTTTCTGGATTATGCATCTTATGTAATTTTAGACAGAGCGATTCCGTCTGTTTATGATGGTTTCAAACCCGTACAGCGTAGAATTATGCATTCTATGCGTGAATTAGAAGACGGACGTTATAATAAAGTGGCCAATATTGTTGGTAACACAATGAAATATCACCCTCACGGTGATGCCTCTATTACCGATGCAATGGTAGGAATCGGGCAAAGAGAATTGTTGATCGACACTCAGGGAAACTGGGGAAATATTTATACCGGAGATTCTGCGGCGGCTGCAAGATATATCGAAGCAAGGTTAACTCCTTTTGCTTTGGAAGTAGTTTTTAATCCCAAAACGACAGAATGGTCTAAATCTTATGACGGTAGAAATAACGAGCCGGTAGATTTACCGGTAAAATTTCCTTTGCTTCTTGCACAGGGAGTTGAAGGAATCGGGGTTGGGCTTTCTACAAAAATTCTTCCGCACAATTTTAATGAACTGATTAATGCTTCTATTGCTCACTTGAAAGGTAAGAAATTTGAAGTTTTCCCGGATTTTCTGACGGCAGGTTTTCTTGATGTTTCAGAATATAATGACGGTCACAGAGGTGGAAAAGTAAGAGCCAGAGCAAAGATTTCTCAGGTCGATAAGCATACTTTGATGATTTCTGAGCTTCCTTTTTCTAAAACTACAACAGACTTAATTGATTCTGTTTTAAAAGCCAACGAAAAAGGTAAAATTAAAATCAAAAAAATTGAAGATAATACTTCAGACAAAGTTGAGATTCTAGTTTACCTTCACAACGAAGTTTCGCCAGATAAAACGATTGATGCTTTGTATGCATTTACCGATTGTCAGGTTACGATCTCGCCGAATGCGTGTGTAATTGTAGGTGATAAGCCGATGTTCCTGAATGTTTCGGAAATTTTAAGAATGAATACCGATCATACGGTTTCTTTATTGAAAAAAGAACTGGAAATCGAGCTTCATGAATTGCAGGAAAACTGGCATTTTTCATCATTAGAAAGAATTTTTATCGAAAACAGAATTTACCACGATATTGAAGAGGTAAAAAGCTGGGAAGAGGTTCTGAAAACAATTGATGCTGGTTTAAAACCTCACACTACACATCTTTTAAGAGAAGTTACCGAGGAAGATATTTTAAGATTAACTGAAATCAGAATTAAAAGAATTTCAAGATTCGATTTAGATAAGTTTAAAGAAAATATTGCAGCATTAGAAGGTAAAATAGAGCAGGTAAGATTCCATTTGGCGAATCTTATTGCGTATGCAATTGAGTATTACCAAAATATTCAGAAAAAATACGGAAAAGACAGAGAAAGAAAAACAGAATTAAGAATTTTCGATACCATTGACGCGACAAAAGTTGCCGTTGCCAACGAAAAATTCTATGCTAATTTTGAAGAAGGTTTCATTGGAACTTCTTTGAAAAAAGACCAATATCTGTTTGACTGTTCCGACATTGATGATATCATCACATTCAGAAAAGACGGAAGCATGAAAGTTGTAAAAGTGGAAGCCAAAACTTTCATCGGAAAAGATATTCAGCACGTTGCCATTTGGAAAAAAAACGATAAACGCACGGTTTACAACATGATCTACCGTGAAGGCAGAGACGGACCTTATTATATGAAACGTTTTTCGGTAACTGCGGTTACAAGAAATACAGATTATGCTTTAGGTTCAGATAAAAGAGGCTCAGAAATGCTTTATTTTTCGGCAAATCCGAATGGTGAAGCAGAAGTTGTAACAGTTTTATTAAAACCAAATCCGAGAATCAGAAAAAATAAAATGGAAATCGATTTTTCTGAATTGGCAATTAAAGGAAGAGATTCTAAAGGAAATTTGGTGACCAAATATTCTGTAAAGAAAGTTGACCTGAAAGAAGAAGGTGTTTCTACTTTGGCGCCAAGAAAAATATGGTTTGATGAAACAGTAAGAAGACTGAATGCAGATGTAAGAGGAACTCTACTCGGGAACTTTAAAGGTGATGATAAAATTTTAATCATTAATGCTCAGGGAGAAGCTAAACTGGTGAGTTTTGATCTTGGAAACCGTTTTGACGACGAATACATTATTCTAGAAAAATGGAGACCCAATCAGCCTATCACCTGTATTTATTACGACGGAGAAAAGGATATGTATTTCATCAAAAGATTCTTGTTGGAAAACAATACCAATCTGCAAACCTTTATGCCATCGGAACATCCAAAATCATTTATTGAAAGAATTATAGTTTCTAACAATTCTACAGCCGAAATTATTTTCGCAAAAGATAAAGGGAAAGAACGCGAACCTGAAACCGTAAATATCGACGAATTTATAGCTGTAAAAGGAATTAAGGCAATCGGAAATCAGTTTACGAAATTTAAGGTTAAAAATATCAACATCACAATTCCTGAGCCTGAAGAAGAAGAACCGGAAGTATACGAAGAACCAGATTTTACTTCATCAAACGATGATGGGGCAATAGGAAATTTGTTCGGAAGTGATGATAACGAAAATACTGCAGAATGA
- a CDS encoding methionine aminotransferase encodes MIQLPSSKLPNVGTTIFTQMSQLANQHQAINLSQGFPDFETDSELLNLANDFIKKGFNQYAPLGGIMGLKEEIARKIENSHQAIYHPETEITITAGGTQAIFTAIATFIQKNDEVIIFEPAYDCYEPTIELFGGIVKRFQMKAPDYEIDWKVVKNLVSEKTKMIILNNPNNPSGKILKENDIQELIKIVQDTNILILSDEVYENIVFDGNKHLSICKYPELKERSILVASFGKLFHITGWKIGYCAAPKALTDEFRKVHQFNVFCVNTPLQMALAEYMKNDEHYNQLNQFFQEKRDFLRQGLVQTSFELLDCEGTYFQALKYDKISDKNDFDFATELTINHKVASIPFSAFYKDKLNENVIRLCFAKKNETLERAIENLAKI; translated from the coding sequence ATGATACAACTTCCTTCTTCGAAACTTCCTAACGTAGGAACCACCATATTTACCCAAATGTCTCAACTCGCCAATCAACATCAGGCAATTAACCTTTCACAAGGTTTTCCCGATTTTGAAACAGATTCAGAATTACTGAATTTAGCAAATGATTTCATTAAAAAAGGGTTTAATCAATACGCTCCTTTAGGGGGAATTATGGGTTTAAAAGAGGAAATTGCAAGAAAAATTGAGAACAGTCATCAAGCGATTTACCATCCCGAAACTGAAATTACGATTACAGCAGGCGGAACTCAGGCAATTTTCACTGCGATTGCCACTTTCATTCAGAAAAATGATGAAGTGATTATTTTTGAACCCGCTTATGACTGTTACGAACCGACCATAGAGCTTTTCGGAGGAATTGTAAAACGTTTTCAAATGAAAGCTCCGGATTATGAAATCGATTGGAAGGTTGTGAAAAATTTAGTTTCAGAAAAAACAAAAATGATTATTCTGAATAATCCGAATAATCCTTCAGGAAAGATTTTAAAAGAAAATGACATTCAGGAATTAATCAAAATTGTACAAGACACTAATATTTTAATTTTGAGTGATGAAGTGTATGAAAACATCGTGTTTGATGGAAACAAACACTTAAGCATTTGCAAATATCCTGAACTAAAAGAAAGAAGTATTTTAGTTGCCTCTTTCGGAAAATTATTCCATATCACAGGCTGGAAAATTGGATATTGTGCTGCTCCGAAAGCTTTGACGGATGAATTCAGAAAGGTACATCAGTTCAATGTTTTTTGTGTGAATACTCCACTTCAAATGGCGTTGGCGGAATACATGAAAAATGACGAACATTATAATCAACTTAATCAGTTTTTTCAGGAAAAAAGAGATTTTCTGAGACAGGGTTTAGTACAAACTTCATTTGAACTTCTCGATTGTGAAGGAACTTATTTTCAGGCTTTGAAATACGACAAAATTTCAGATAAAAATGATTTTGATTTCGCTACAGAATTAACGATCAACCATAAAGTGGCAAGTATTCCGTTTTCGGCTTTTTATAAAGATAAACTGAATGAAAATGTGATTAGATTATGTTTTGCAAAGAAGAATGAAACCTTAGAAAGGGCGATTGAAAATTTAGCGAAAATTTAA
- a CDS encoding helix-turn-helix domain-containing protein, with protein sequence MEKLAHASLEDFYLEMTKGLGKDMESIFPKGLHKDIGHFNVFDIAQTIANVKKTSEMPYNRRKYYKISLIRGKNRAEYADKVISIKKNALLFATPKVPYHYVPEDENQSGNFCVFTADFFTKNSSKNILEDLPLFQPGTIPVFEIDDELADEIDLLFGKIKKEIDSDYEFKYDLIRNYVSELIHYGQKLQPAEKVHNTHNASLRVVSLFMELLERQFPVESQNQRIQLRVANDFAERLSIHVYYLNKNLKENTGKTTTEFIADRIIQEAKILLKQTNWNVSEISYALGFEEVAHFSNFFKRKTSLAPMEFRS encoded by the coding sequence ATGGAAAAATTAGCTCATGCTTCTCTGGAAGATTTTTATCTTGAAATGACCAAAGGGTTGGGAAAAGATATGGAAAGTATCTTTCCAAAAGGTCTTCACAAAGATATTGGCCATTTTAATGTGTTTGATATTGCGCAGACGATTGCCAATGTCAAAAAGACTTCCGAAATGCCCTACAACAGGAGGAAATATTATAAAATAAGTTTAATAAGAGGGAAAAACAGAGCGGAATATGCAGATAAAGTGATCTCCATAAAAAAGAATGCTTTGCTTTTTGCAACCCCGAAAGTTCCTTATCATTATGTACCTGAAGATGAGAATCAGTCTGGGAATTTCTGTGTTTTTACTGCGGATTTTTTCACTAAAAATTCTTCGAAAAATATTCTTGAAGATTTGCCTTTATTTCAACCTGGTACCATTCCTGTTTTTGAAATTGATGACGAACTAGCCGATGAAATTGATTTGCTTTTCGGAAAAATTAAAAAAGAAATCGATTCTGATTATGAATTTAAATATGATTTAATCCGAAATTATGTTTCAGAACTGATTCATTACGGGCAAAAATTACAGCCTGCAGAAAAAGTCCACAATACTCATAATGCTTCATTGAGAGTGGTTTCATTGTTTATGGAATTATTAGAAAGACAGTTTCCTGTTGAATCTCAGAATCAAAGAATTCAACTGAGAGTTGCGAATGATTTTGCTGAAAGACTATCAATTCACGTTTATTATTTAAATAAAAATTTAAAAGAAAATACAGGTAAAACCACCACCGAATTTATCGCAGACCGGATTATTCAGGAAGCTAAGATTCTTTTAAAACAAACCAACTGGAATGTCTCTGAAATTTCTTACGCTTTAGGTTTTGAAGAGGTGGCTCACTTCTCCAATTTTTTCAAACGTAAAACTTCATTGGCACCAATGGAATTTCGGTCTTGA